From the genome of Longimicrobium sp.:
CGGTCCGAACCTGACCTCCTCCTTCCACGTGATCGGCGAGGTGTTCGACAACGTGTACTCGGAGGGCGGCACGCTGGCCCAGCACAACGTGCAGACCACCACCATCCCCGCGGGCGGCAGCGCCATCGTCGAGTTCCGCGCGGAGACACCCGGAAAGCTGGTGCTGGTGGACCACGCGCTCTTCCGCGCCTTCAACAAGGGCACCGTCGGGCTGATGATGGTGGAGGGCGAGCAGGTGCCCGGCATCTTCGGCGGGCAGACCTCGACCCGGCAGTACACGCCCGCGCCGGCGGGCAGGTAGAACGGACACGGGCGGGGCCGCGCACCGCGGTCCCGCCCGCCGCTTCAAACGAGGTGAACTTCCATGCGCGCCGCTCTCTGCACCCTCGCCCTTCTCCTCTGCGCCACCCGCGCCGCCGCGGCGGGGACGCCGCCGGAGATGGCGCGCATCCCTGCGGGGCGCTACGAACCGCTCTTCGTGAACGGCGCGGCGAGGGTGAGGGTGGCGGCGTTCGAGCTGGACCGGAACCTCGTCACGCGCGGCGAGTTCGTGGAGTTCGTGCGCGTCAACCCACGGTGGCGGCGCGGGCGCGCTCCCGCCGCGCTGGTGGGGCGGTCGTACCTGGCCTCGTGGCCCGGAGCGCTGGATCCGGGCGCGGGGCCGCGCCGTCCCGCGACCGAGCTGTCGTGGTTCGCGGCGCGGGCGTACTGCGCCTGGCGGGGCAAGCGGCTTCCCAGCACCGACGAGTGGGAGTACGCCGCGCGAGCCGACGAGACGCGCGTGGATGCGTCCAGGCAGAAGAGCTTCGTGGCCCGCCTGCTGGCTCTGTACACCTCCCGCGCCACCGGCGCCGAAGTGGGCTCCACCTTCGTGAACCGCTACGGCGTGGCGGACATGCACGGCTTGGTGTGGGAGTGGACCGAGGACTTCAACTCGCTCCTCGTGTCCGACGATTCGCGGGCCACCGCCGGGCGCGACCACCAGCTCTTCTGCGCGGCGGGCGTGATCGGCGCGACGGACACGGGCAACTATCCGGCGTTCATGCGCTACGGAATGCGCGCCGCGCTGGACGGACGATCCACCACCCAGGGGATAGGCTTCCGATGCGCACGCTGAAACTCCATCCGCGCCTTCTCCTCATGACGGCGGCCATGCTCGCGGCCGCCGCGTGCGCCGGACCTGCGCCGCGCGAGGCCGAGGCGCGCACGCCCGGGGCTGAAGACTTCTCCGTGTACGAGCTCGATGCCCGCTTCCGCGATCAGGCCGGGCGGGAACGGACGCTGTCGTCGCTCGGCGGGCGGGTGCAGGTGGTGGCGATGGTCTACACCGAATGCACCCACACCTGTCCGCGCATCCTGATGGAGCTGAAGCGCATCGAGGCCGCGCTCGAGGACGACCCCCGCGTGGGCTTCACCCTGATCTCGCTGGACCCGGAGCGCGACACCCCGGCGCGCCTGGCGGAGTTCGCCGCCAGCACCCGCCTGGACCCCGCGCGGTGGACGCTCCTGACCTCGGACGAGAACACCGTCCGCGAGACCGCCGCCCTGCTGGGAATCCGGTACCGAAAGGAAGACTCCGCCGAGTACTCGCATTCCAACAGCTACCTGGTGCTGGACGCGGAGGGAAGGATCGTGCACCGGCAGTCAGGGCTGGAACAGGGCCCCGAACAGGTACTGGCGGCCATCCGCGCCGCAAACGGCAACCCGAACCATTCACGGCCATGAGCCTCCGCATCCCGCTCGCCATCGCCCTCGTGGCGCTCTGCAGCGCCCGCGCCTCCGCGCAGGCCGCGGCACCGCCTCCCATCCTGTCCAGCCGCGTCGGCATCGCGAAGCCGACCGGGATCGTGGCGCCCGGAAAGGTACAGGTGGAAGCCGGCTACAGTCATAGCCACACCGAGGCGCGCACACGGCACGTCGTCGGCGAAACGACGCTGCGCCTGGGCCTGGGCCACGACACCGAGCTCCGCCTGGGACTCCCGTCGTATCAGCGCACCATCACGACCTCGCTGACCACCGCCGGGGTGGCGGACGCCTCGTTCGCGCTCAAGCACCGGCTGCGCACCGCGCGCGGCCTGCGCCCGGCCCTCGCCATCTCGGCGGGCGCGACGCTCCCCACGGGAGAGCGGCAGGTGAGCAGCGGCGCGGCCCAGCCGGAGGCCGCCCTCGCCGCGGAGTGGACGATCTCGCCCGCGATCCGGGGCGGCGCATTCCTCGCGCACCGCTCCAGCGTGCTGCAGGACGACCGCTTCGGCGTCACCACCGCCGCGCTCGCCGGCCGCGCGCTGCTGGGGTCGCGGACGCTCTTCCAGCTCGATGCCGCACGAGTGCACTCCGCCCGCGCCGGCGGAACCGAGACCACCCGCGGCCGGGCCACCCTCGCTCTGCGCCTGACCAGCAACCTGCAGCTCGATGCGTGGGGCGAGCGTGCGTCCACCGCCGGCACGGCCGAGCACCTCGTGGGTCTCGGCCTGGCCCGCCGCTGGTAGCCTTTCGCTGTTCTTTCACCTTCCTCTGTGGCTCTGTGTGAGGCCGTCTGTTCTCTTTTCTCGCTCGAACGCAAAGGGGGGAATGTGACGCGATCACATTCCCCCTTTTGCGTTGGATGCGTGTTGCCGCCAGCTACATCGCGGCTCCGAAGAGCGACTGGACCATGTCGAACGGCGTCACCACGCCCAGCAGCATGCCGTTCTCCATCACCAGCGCCCTGTGCACGCGCCCCTGGCGAAAGAAGCGTGCGAGGTCGGACAGGCTCTCCTCCGGGTGCACGGTGAACACCACCGGGGTCATGATGTCCGCGACGCATCGCTCGGGAAAGCCGCCGGCGTCCGCGAGCCGGCTGGAGGGCCTCGACGCCAGCCGCAGCACGTCGGTGCCCGACACCACGCCCAGCACCTTGCCCGTGGGCGCGAGCACGGGTGCTCCACTGATCCGCTCCTCCAGGAGCAGGTGGATCAGCTCGCGCACCGTCATCTCCGGCACGACCGCGACGACGTCGGTCTGCATCACGTCACGCACGGTGGCGGGCGCCGCCGGGGAAAACACGTTCGCTGTCATGGGGTTGCCGCGCCTCGCCACTCGGGACCATCGTACTTTGGGCATGATTGCGCTCCGGGAGCACCAGTGGGGAACTTCGCCTTCCCTCCGGAGAATAGTGCCGGGCACTTCGCGGCGCGTCGGGGAGTTCTGCTTCGTCGCGTGGGGATTTTTCGGACACGAGTCGCGGATCGGCCCCGCCGCGGGTATGTTGGCGAAACTCGAACGGCGCTCCAGACAGGCTTCACGCGGCTCAGGTGATCGATGGATGCACGTCCCGGCAGCGAACCAGGCACCTCCGTACCCGACCCCGGCGGACTGATCCGCCTCCTGCAAGGGGTGGCCGTCGCGGCGAACGAGGCGCGGACGGTGTCGGACGCGCTGCAGACCGCCCTGGACCAGATCTGCGCCTTCACCGGCTGGCCGGTGGGGCACGCGTACCTCACCGAGCCCGGCGGCGAGCTGGTCTCGGCCGGCACCTGGCACCTCGCCGACCCGGAGCGCTACCGGCGCTTCCGCGAAGTCTCCGAGCAGACCCACTTCCCGCCGGGGACGGGGCTGGTCGGACGGGTGAGCGCGGGCGGCGAGCCCATCTGCCTGGAAGACGCCTCCGCGGACCCGGACTTCACGCGCGCCCAGGCCTCCGCGGAAGCCGGGCTCCACGCGGCGCTCGCCTTTCCCGTGCAGGTGGGGCGCGAAGTGGCCGGCGTGCTGGAGTTCTACGCGGGACGGGTGGAGCCTCCGGCCCCCTCCATGCTGGAGGTGATGGCGCAGATTGGCACGCAGCTGGGGCGGGTGGTGGAGCGGACGCGGGCGGAGGCGGCGCTGCGCTTTTCGGAGGCCAAGTTCGCCGGGATCATCTCGATCTCCTCGGACGCCATCGTCTCCGTGGACGAGTCGCAGCGGATCATCTTCTACAACACGGGCGCGGAGCAGACATTCGGCTACACGGCGGAGGAGGCGGTCGGGCAGCGGCTGGAGATCCTGATCCCGCACGCGTACCGGGGGCCGCACGAGGCGCAGGTGCGGGAGTTCGGGGCGGGGCCGGTGCCGGCGCGGCGCATGGGAGAGCGCGGGCACATCACCGGGCTGCGCAAGAGCGGCGAGACCTTCCCGGCCGACGCATCGATCTCAAAGATCGAGGTGGACGGCGCGACGATCTACACCGCCGTGCTGCGCGACATCACGGAGCGCATCCGCGCGGAAGAGGCGCTCGCCCGCCAGGCGGAGGAGCTCTCGCGCTCCAACGCGGAGCTGGAGCAGTTCGCGTACGTCGCATCGCACGACCTGCAGGAGCCGCTGCGGATGGTCGCCAGCTACACGCAGCTCCTCGCCCGCCGCTACCGCGGGAAGCTGGACGAGGACGCCGACGAGTTCATCGCTTACGCGGTGGACGGCGTCACGC
Proteins encoded in this window:
- a CDS encoding formylglycine-generating enzyme family protein: MRAALCTLALLLCATRAAAAGTPPEMARIPAGRYEPLFVNGAARVRVAAFELDRNLVTRGEFVEFVRVNPRWRRGRAPAALVGRSYLASWPGALDPGAGPRRPATELSWFAARAYCAWRGKRLPSTDEWEYAARADETRVDASRQKSFVARLLALYTSRATGAEVGSTFVNRYGVADMHGLVWEWTEDFNSLLVSDDSRATAGRDHQLFCAAGVIGATDTGNYPAFMRYGMRAALDGRSTTQGIGFRCAR
- a CDS encoding SCO family protein, whose protein sequence is MRTLKLHPRLLLMTAAMLAAAACAGPAPREAEARTPGAEDFSVYELDARFRDQAGRERTLSSLGGRVQVVAMVYTECTHTCPRILMELKRIEAALEDDPRVGFTLISLDPERDTPARLAEFAASTRLDPARWTLLTSDENTVRETAALLGIRYRKEDSAEYSHSNSYLVLDAEGRIVHRQSGLEQGPEQVLAAIRAANGNPNHSRP
- a CDS encoding transporter, with amino-acid sequence MSLRIPLAIALVALCSARASAQAAAPPPILSSRVGIAKPTGIVAPGKVQVEAGYSHSHTEARTRHVVGETTLRLGLGHDTELRLGLPSYQRTITTSLTTAGVADASFALKHRLRTARGLRPALAISAGATLPTGERQVSSGAAQPEAALAAEWTISPAIRGGAFLAHRSSVLQDDRFGVTTAALAGRALLGSRTLFQLDAARVHSARAGGTETTRGRATLALRLTSNLQLDAWGERASTAGTAEHLVGLGLARRW
- a CDS encoding CBS domain-containing protein; protein product: MTANVFSPAAPATVRDVMQTDVVAVVPEMTVRELIHLLLEERISGAPVLAPTGKVLGVVSGTDVLRLASRPSSRLADAGGFPERCVADIMTPVVFTVHPEESLSDLARFFRQGRVHRALVMENGMLLGVVTPFDMVQSLFGAAM
- a CDS encoding ATP-binding protein: MDARPGSEPGTSVPDPGGLIRLLQGVAVAANEARTVSDALQTALDQICAFTGWPVGHAYLTEPGGELVSAGTWHLADPERYRRFREVSEQTHFPPGTGLVGRVSAGGEPICLEDASADPDFTRAQASAEAGLHAALAFPVQVGREVAGVLEFYAGRVEPPAPSMLEVMAQIGTQLGRVVERTRAEAALRFSEAKFAGIISISSDAIVSVDESQRIIFYNTGAEQTFGYTAEEAVGQRLEILIPHAYRGPHEAQVREFGAGPVPARRMGERGHITGLRKSGETFPADASISKIEVDGATIYTAVLRDITERIRAEEALARQAEELSRSNAELEQFAYVASHDLQEPLRMVASYTQLLARRYRGKLDEDADEFIAYAVDGVTRMQALINDLLAYSRVGTREVAAEPTEVEGVLERVLAMLGPAIEDARAAVTHDPLPTVRADAVQIGQLLQNLVANAIKFHGPQAPRVHVGAARGEDEWVFSVRDNGIGIAPEYQERIFIIFQRLHSRAEYPGTGIGLSICKKIVERHGGRIWLESAPGGGTTFFFTIPDHPPAGGGTHR